A genomic window from Triticum urartu cultivar G1812 chromosome 7, Tu2.1, whole genome shotgun sequence includes:
- the LOC125524370 gene encoding glutamate receptor 2.8-like, with the protein MPPRARMEWPAARLVLVLVTLLTLWSSAVAVASPPAVASAAPVRVGVVLDLTSDVGRERRACICMALDDFHAAHAGYGAARIELLVRDSRGDLATAAHAAEDLIKNGQVQAIIWGPDHVTHLGYSRNQVPFLSFPSISPTSCAFWLEDPVTVPRGYAKFGFTLGNDSITFPNPETNRRYRRKLGASNSCGGKGLKIAVPPKKGFRDFVNVTDPNSKKQHVTGYSIDIFEASMRNLRPLLCYEYFVFNGTYDELVGNVSLGVYDGAVGDVTITAERVTTTDFTMPYTQSGVSMLVLAVDEPYRISWTFVKPLNGELWLATIVFFLYTGFVVWMIELPRNQEYQGSSLRQCSTALYFVFSTLTFSHGHTIRSPLSKIVVVIWCFVVLVLVQSYTASLSSILTTKRLHPSVTDFETLQKSGDFVGYQDESFVRSFLINHTINENRLRNYTTKEQYAEALKKGSKKGGVSAIVDEIPYLTSFLSDSQYKNDFRMLGCIYKTPGFGFAFRLDSALVHNLSTAILDLVGGDEGSQIEGKWFGQASPPMGASMVSNMDSAPLTLQSFSGLFVITGSISTLMLLISIMRLADVESVSYSGTDDESHLLQNGIGDNPSPGIQTFHVAGIGNSGGVHLSGENVGDVEPDPVQHNGMHGGSIPEGHIQIEMRNV; encoded by the exons ATGCCACCGCGCGCGCGCATGGAGTGGCCGGCAGCAAGGCTCGTGCTCGTCCTCGTCACTTTGCTCACGCTTTGGAGCAGCGCCGTTGCCGTTGCATCGCCACCAGCGGTGGCGTCGGCGGCGCCGGTGAGGGTGGGCGTGGTGCTGGACCTGACGAGCGACGTGGGGAGGGAGAGGCGCGCCTGCATTTGCATGGCGTTGGACGACTTCCACGCCGCTCACGCCGGCTACGGCGCCGCGCGGATCGAGCTGCTCGTACGAGACTCGCGCGGTGATCTCGCCACGGCCGCACATGCTG CCGAGGACCTGATCAAGAATGGGCAAGTGCAAGCCATCATATGGGGCCCAGATCATGTCACACACCTGGGCTATAGCCGCAACCAAGTCCCGTTTCTCTCCTTCCCCAGCATTTCTCCAACATCGTGTGCCTTCTGGCTGGAAGATCCCGTAACAGTTCCTAGGGGCTATGCCAAGTTTGGCTTTACACTTGGAAATGACAGTATAACCTTTCCTAATCCAGAAACCAATAGAAGATACAGAAGAAAACTAGGTGCAAGCAATAGTTGCGGAGGTAAGGGGCTGAAGATTGCTGTGCCGCCGAAAAAAGGTTTTCGAGATTTTGTGAATGTTACTGATCCTAATTCCAAGAAACAACATGTCACTGGCTACAGCATTGATATCTTCGAGGCTTCTATGAGGAATTTACGTCCTCTCCTGTGCTATGAATATTTCGTCTTCAATGGTACTTATGATGAGCTAGTAGGCAACGTGTCTTTGGGG GTCTATGATGGTGCAGTAGGCGATGTGACCATAACGGCTGAACGAGTAACCACCACCGACTTTACAATGCCATACACACAGTCTGGTGTGTCTATGCTTGTGCTTGCCGTGGATGAACCCTATAGAATCAGTTGGACATTTGTAAAGCCACTAAATGGGGAGCTTTGGCTTGCAACCATTGTCTTTTTCCTCTATACTGGCTTTGTCGTGTGGATGATTGAGCTACCCAGAAATCAGGAGTACCAAGGATCAAGTTTGAGACAGTGTAGCACAGCCCTCTACTTTGTTTTCTCCACTTTGACTTTTTCCCATG GTCATACTATTAGAAGCCCTTTGTCAAAAATTGTTGTGGTGATATGGTGTTTTGTGGTGCTGGTTCTTGTCCAGAGCTACACTGCAAGCTTGTCATCCATTCTGACTACAAAGAGGCTCCATCCTTCGGTGACAGATTTTGAGACGCTCCAGAAGAGTGGTGACTTTGTAGGATACCAAGATGAATCATTTGTGCGATCCTTCTTGATTAATCATACCATCAATGAAAACAGGTTAAGGAACTACACGACGAAAGAACAATATGCTGAAGCTTTGAAGAAGGGATCCAAGAAAGGAGGAGTATCGGCTATCGTTGATGAGATCCCCTATTTAACTTCTTTCCTCTCTGACAGTCAATACAAAAATGATTTTAGGATGCTCGGGTGCATATACAAGACTCCTGGATTTGGTTTT GCGTTCCGTCTAGATTCTGCGCTAGTGCATAATCTTTCGACTGCCATCCTGGACCTAGTAGGAGGGGATGAGGGCTCACAAATCGAAGGGAAATGGTTCGGACAAGCTTCACCTCCAATGGGTGCTAGCATGGTCTCTAACATGGACTCCGCCCCTCTCACTCTCCAAAGTTTCTCTGGTCTCTTTGTCATCACCGGATCCATTTCAACTCTCATGCTGCTGATAAGCATTATGAGGTTGGCTGATGTGGAAAGTGTCAGCTACAGTGGCACCGACGATGAGTCCCATCTGTTGCAGAATGGCATAGGTGACAACCCCAGCCCTGGTATACAAACCTTCCATGTAGCTGGTATTGGAAATTCCGGGGGTGTCCATTTAAGCGGCGAGAATGTTGGGGATGTGGAGCCTGACCCAGTGCAGCATAATGGCATGCATGGTGGCTCTATCCCTGAAGGACACATTCAGATTGAGATGCGCAATGTCTAA
- the LOC125525657 gene encoding uncharacterized protein LOC125525657 isoform X2: MSSSSSIRSALHGRSVAVPLIGCPDCGEQVRFYRSSTDEHDGWIFYKCVNHHVTCDLWHWELEYVQHLVETRRLVGDAVVDAIGAIEDKREELERQRTESMAGRGTAGRVMAGRGRAGRDNYGSSSENKYATKQQIAMLLGLGREILMLLKLMIGFVIVLCVMCFTLIMKK, translated from the exons ATGTCGTCTTCCAGCTCCATCCGCTCAGCGCTGCATGGCCGCTCCGTTGCTGTACCACTGATCGGGTGCCCGGATTGCGGCGAGCAGGTGAGGTTCTACCGGTCTAGCACCGATGAGCACGATGGATGGATCTTCTACAAGTGCGTGAACCACCAT GTCACTTGTGATCTCTGGCACTGGGAGCTTGAGTATGTGCAGCATCTGGTTGAAACAAGGCGTCTGGTTGGTGATGCTGTTGTAGATGCAATTGGTGCTATTGAGGACAAGAGGGAAGAGCTTGAGAGGCAGAGGACTGAATCAATGGCAGGCAGAGGCACAGCTGGAAGGGTCATGGCTGGGAGAGGCAGGGCTGGAAGAGATAATTATGGCAGCTCCAGTGAGAATAAGTATGCTACCAAGCAGCAAATTGCTATGCTTTTAGGGTTAGGCAGAGAGATTTTGATGCTGCTGAAGCTGATGATTGGTTTTGTTATAGTGCTTTGTGTGATGTGTTTCACCTTAATTATGAAGAAGTGA